In the genome of Olsenella profusa DSM 13989, one region contains:
- a CDS encoding class I SAM-dependent methyltransferase: MCGTLPEGLKLVERPEGLTLSGKAMELRADFSRMLPRLQPHRLSRELLVRAARVRGGAATPRAVDATAGLGEDALLLAAAGFEVTLFEHDAVIAALLADGLARARRRPGLAEVVGRMRLVVGDGARGLREMAAGPSLDVVFLDPMFPARRKDASTRKKLQMLRLLERPAVDEGALLDAALAAHPRKVVVKRPLKGPPLAGRTPSHSLSGKVVRYDCIVLPR, encoded by the coding sequence ATGTGCGGCACACTGCCAGAGGGGTTGAAGCTTGTGGAGCGGCCGGAGGGGCTGACGCTGTCGGGCAAAGCCATGGAGCTGCGGGCGGACTTCTCGCGGATGCTCCCACGCCTGCAGCCCCACCGGCTCTCGCGCGAGCTGTTGGTGCGTGCCGCCCGCGTGCGCGGGGGCGCAGCCACACCGCGCGCCGTGGATGCCACCGCTGGGTTGGGGGAGGACGCGCTGCTCCTTGCCGCCGCGGGCTTTGAGGTCACGCTCTTCGAGCACGATGCCGTGATCGCCGCGCTGCTGGCGGACGGGCTCGCCCGCGCCCGGAGACGGCCGGGGCTTGCCGAGGTGGTGGGGCGCATGCGGTTGGTCGTTGGCGACGGCGCCCGCGGCCTGCGCGAGATGGCCGCTGGGCCGTCGCTCGACGTGGTCTTTCTCGACCCCATGTTCCCTGCCCGCCGCAAGGATGCCTCAACCAGGAAGAAGCTGCAGATGCTCCGGCTGCTGGAGCGCCCTGCCGTGGACGAGGGAGCGTTGCTCGACGCCGCGCTTGCCGCCCACCCACGCAAGGTGGTCGTCAAGCGACCGCTCAAGGGCCCTCCGCTTGCGGGAAGGACGCCGAGCCACTCGCTCTCGGGCAAGGTCGTGCGCTACGACTGCATCGTGCTGCCCCGCTAG
- a CDS encoding P-II family nitrogen regulator, with translation MVKVEAIVREECLEDAKDALMGIGVRGLTVSQVMGCGTQMGYKRRVRGTSVSMNMLPKVKLEIVVSDEEWADRAVRAICEAARTGEVGDGKIFAYRVDRAVRIRTGEEGIAAIQPGPAVEERD, from the coding sequence ATGGTCAAGGTAGAGGCGATCGTTCGCGAGGAATGCCTGGAAGATGCCAAGGATGCCCTCATGGGAATCGGGGTGCGTGGCCTCACGGTGAGCCAGGTGATGGGCTGTGGCACCCAGATGGGCTACAAGCGCAGGGTGCGTGGCACGAGCGTGAGCATGAACATGCTGCCCAAGGTCAAGCTCGAGATCGTGGTGAGCGACGAGGAGTGGGCAGACAGGGCCGTCCGGGCCATTTGCGAGGCGGCGCGTACCGGAGAGGTCGGCGATGGCAAGATCTTCGCCTATCGAGTGGATCGTGCCGTGCGCATCCGTACGGGCGAGGAGGGCATTGCTGCCATCCAGCCTGGTCCGGCCGTGGAGGAGCGCGACTAG